One segment of Streptomyces sp. NA02950 DNA contains the following:
- a CDS encoding TetR/AcrR family transcriptional regulator, which produces MSGETGLRERKKQRMYRTISETAISLFLQRGFDEVSVADVAAAAEVSKPTLFRYFASKEDLALHRFADHEDEAARVVGDRVEGEPPLEALRRHFLAGLERHDPVTGLNDDPDILAFHRLLYGTPSLVARLFAYIGRSEDALARALSEAGPGPGPGSTEGGPEDITARLAAGQIITVQRILAQDNWRRIEAGATAWGVQPEAVEAAERAFTMLRSGLVPYA; this is translated from the coding sequence ATGAGCGGTGAGACGGGCCTGCGGGAGCGCAAGAAGCAGCGGATGTACCGGACGATCTCCGAGACGGCGATCTCGCTGTTCCTCCAGCGGGGGTTCGACGAGGTGTCCGTCGCCGATGTGGCGGCCGCGGCCGAGGTGTCCAAGCCCACGCTGTTCCGCTACTTCGCCTCCAAGGAGGATCTGGCGCTCCACCGGTTCGCCGACCACGAGGACGAGGCGGCCCGGGTTGTGGGCGACCGGGTGGAGGGGGAACCGCCTCTGGAGGCGCTGCGCCGTCACTTCCTGGCCGGGCTGGAGCGCCATGACCCGGTCACAGGGCTCAATGACGACCCCGACATCCTCGCCTTCCACCGGCTGCTGTACGGCACCCCCAGCCTGGTCGCCCGGCTCTTCGCGTACATCGGCCGCTCGGAGGACGCGCTCGCCCGTGCCCTCTCGGAGGCGGGTCCGGGTCCGGGTCCGGGTTCGACGGAGGGTGGCCCGGAGGACATCACCGCACGGCTCGCCGCGGGCCAGATCATCACTGTCCAGCGGATCCTGGCCCAGGACAACTGGCGCCGGATCGAGGCCGGAGCCACCGCCTGGGGTGTCCAACCGGAGGCGGTCGAGGCTGCCGAGCGCGCCTTCACCATGCTCCGCTCGGGGCTGGTCCCCTACGCCTGA
- a CDS encoding GTP-binding protein: MATPRIPVILLTGFLGSGKTTLLNHLMRDSAGTRIGVIVNDFGSVNIDALAVAGQVDSMIPIENGCLCCAADASEMDDMLQRLTDPALRIDVVVIEASGLAEPQSMIRSLLSSTSERIVYGGLVEVVDAAEFPRARARHPELDRHVRAADLVVLNKTDRVGEEERRAVLETVEEIAPGVPVLTAEHGRVDPGLLFDHRPRTTAEERFQQLSFADLCSGEHDDHSRHLHAAYESVEFISSEPLNPRRVMDVLDSRPAGLYRIKGCLHFAGAGAGHKYGLHAVGSFLRFQPVPWERGEPRTTQLVMIGTGIDADTLTKRLADCVETAPDEVDDRQMMGVLRYVRTDSTDGPDAPVATPGEARI; encoded by the coding sequence TTGGCCACACCACGGATCCCCGTCATCCTCCTCACGGGCTTCCTGGGCTCCGGGAAGACCACCCTGCTCAACCATCTGATGCGGGACAGCGCGGGCACCCGCATCGGCGTCATCGTCAACGACTTCGGCAGCGTCAACATCGACGCCCTCGCCGTCGCCGGACAGGTCGACTCGATGATCCCCATCGAGAACGGCTGTCTGTGCTGCGCCGCGGATGCCTCCGAGATGGACGATATGCTCCAGCGGCTCACCGACCCGGCCCTGCGCATCGATGTTGTGGTGATCGAGGCCAGCGGGCTCGCCGAGCCGCAGAGCATGATCCGTTCGCTGTTGTCGAGCACCAGCGAACGGATCGTCTACGGCGGCCTGGTGGAAGTGGTGGACGCCGCGGAGTTCCCCCGTGCCCGGGCGCGCCATCCCGAGCTCGACCGCCATGTGCGCGCCGCCGACCTCGTTGTGCTCAACAAGACCGACCGGGTGGGGGAAGAGGAGCGCCGGGCCGTCCTGGAGACGGTCGAGGAGATCGCCCCGGGTGTCCCGGTCCTGACCGCCGAACACGGCCGTGTCGACCCCGGTCTGCTCTTCGACCACCGGCCGCGCACCACCGCCGAAGAGCGCTTCCAGCAGCTCTCGTTCGCGGACCTGTGCTCCGGCGAGCACGATGACCACAGCCGTCATCTCCATGCCGCCTACGAGAGCGTGGAGTTCATATCCTCCGAGCCGCTGAACCCGCGGCGCGTCATGGACGTCCTCGACAGCCGCCCCGCGGGCCTCTACCGCATCAAGGGCTGTCTGCACTTCGCGGGCGCCGGAGCCGGCCACAAGTACGGCCTGCATGCGGTCGGTTCGTTCCTCCGGTTCCAGCCCGTGCCCTGGGAGCGCGGCGAACCCCGCACCACCCAGCTGGTGATGATCGGCACCGGCATCGACGCGGACACCCTCACCAAGCGCCTCGCGGACTGCGTCGAGACCGCGCCGGACGAGGTCGACGACCGGCAGATGATGGGCGTCCTGCGCTATGTGCGGACCGATAGCACCGATGGGCCCGATGCGCCCGTCGCCACGCCGGGGGAGGCGCGGATCTAG
- a CDS encoding aldo/keto reductase, which translates to MEQRVCGRTGRKVSVVGLGTWQLGAGWGDVTDADARAVLDAAVEAGVTFFDTADVYGDGRSEQLIGRFLRDRPDAGIFVATKMGRRAEPHVEEQYTLDNFRAWTDRSRANLGVDVLDLVQLHCPPSPVHSSDAVFDALDTLVAEERIAAYGVSVETCDEALAAIARPGTASVQIILNPFRLKPLEKVIPAAREAGVGIIARVPLASGLLSGKYTRDTVFASDDHRSFNRHGEQFDQGETFSGVNFEEGVEAAVEFGELAPQGATAAQTALRWIVQQPGITSVIPGARSPEQTRANAAAAALPPLPQTTLDAIGELYDRRIRAQVHHRW; encoded by the coding sequence ATGGAGCAGCGAGTGTGCGGCCGCACCGGCCGGAAGGTGTCCGTCGTGGGCCTGGGGACCTGGCAGCTGGGCGCGGGCTGGGGCGATGTGACCGATGCGGACGCACGGGCCGTGCTGGACGCGGCCGTCGAAGCGGGCGTGACGTTCTTCGACACCGCCGATGTGTACGGGGACGGGCGCAGCGAGCAGCTCATCGGGCGGTTTCTGCGCGACCGCCCGGACGCCGGGATCTTCGTGGCGACGAAGATGGGGCGGCGAGCCGAGCCGCATGTCGAGGAGCAGTACACACTGGACAACTTCCGTGCGTGGACCGACCGTTCGCGGGCGAATCTGGGGGTGGACGTCCTCGATCTGGTGCAGTTGCACTGTCCGCCGTCCCCGGTGCACTCCTCCGACGCGGTCTTCGACGCGCTGGACACCCTGGTGGCGGAGGAGCGCATCGCGGCGTACGGGGTGAGCGTGGAGACCTGCGACGAGGCGCTGGCGGCGATCGCGCGGCCGGGTACGGCGAGTGTGCAGATCATCCTCAACCCATTCCGGCTGAAGCCGCTGGAGAAGGTGATACCGGCGGCGCGCGAGGCCGGGGTGGGCATCATCGCCCGGGTGCCGCTGGCGTCCGGACTGCTGTCGGGGAAGTACACCAGGGACACGGTCTTCGCCTCCGACGACCACCGCTCCTTCAACCGCCACGGCGAGCAGTTCGACCAGGGTGAGACCTTCTCGGGCGTAAACTTCGAGGAGGGCGTCGAGGCGGCCGTCGAGTTCGGGGAACTGGCGCCGCAGGGGGCCACGGCCGCGCAGACGGCGCTGCGCTGGATCGTCCAGCAGCCGGGTATCACCTCGGTCATCCCCGGAGCGCGTTCACCGGAGCAGACGCGTGCCAACGCGGCGGCCGCCGCACTGCCCCCGCTGCCGCAGACCACGCTGGACGCCATCGGCGAGCTCTACGACCGGCGGATCCGGGCCCAGGTCCACCACCGCTGGTGA
- a CDS encoding MFS transporter, with product MSAHPDISTRPTAGTDRSAPPPAQSPFKQPKAVWAVAFACVISFMGIGLVDPILPSLSAKLHATPSQVSLLFTSYLVVTAVAMLVTGFVSSRIGAKRTLVAGLVFIVLFSALAGASGSIDGIVGFRAGWGLGNALFIATSLAVIVSSASGGFAGAIILYETALGIGIAVGPLLGGELGGISWRGPFFGVAVLMAIALVATVVLVDPTPTPPRRASLADPLKALRHRGLLTMGLTALCYNWGFFTVLGYAPFPMDLGTHELGYVFTGWGLLVAFFSVFGAPWLQTRLGIARALYLNLALFALDILVIGLFTTSRTTLIVAVIVSGAFIGLNNTITTQAVMTVAPVERPVASASYGFVRFIGGGLAPYAAGKLAERAGVHLPFYIGAAAVALGIGVLATGHSLLAEAERAQAAEEAGHTPAEDRRETLERQAVAEEFGSAG from the coding sequence TTGTCCGCTCACCCCGACATATCCACCCGCCCCACCGCCGGTACCGACCGGTCCGCCCCTCCCCCCGCCCAGAGCCCGTTCAAGCAACCCAAGGCCGTCTGGGCGGTGGCCTTCGCCTGTGTGATCTCGTTCATGGGCATCGGCCTGGTGGACCCGATCCTGCCCTCCCTCTCCGCCAAGCTGCACGCCACGCCGAGCCAGGTGTCGCTGCTGTTCACCAGCTATCTGGTGGTCACCGCCGTCGCCATGCTGGTCACCGGCTTCGTCTCCAGCCGTATCGGCGCCAAGCGCACCCTGGTGGCCGGGCTCGTGTTCATCGTGCTCTTCAGCGCACTGGCCGGGGCGTCCGGCAGCATCGACGGGATCGTCGGTTTCCGAGCGGGCTGGGGACTGGGCAACGCCCTGTTCATCGCCACCTCACTCGCCGTCATCGTCAGCTCGGCCAGCGGCGGTTTCGCCGGGGCGATCATCCTCTACGAGACGGCGCTCGGCATCGGCATCGCCGTGGGACCGCTGCTGGGCGGCGAGTTGGGCGGGATCAGCTGGCGCGGTCCGTTCTTCGGCGTGGCGGTCCTGATGGCCATCGCGCTCGTGGCCACCGTCGTCCTGGTCGACCCCACCCCGACCCCGCCGCGCCGCGCCTCACTGGCCGACCCGCTCAAGGCGCTGCGCCACCGCGGGCTGCTCACCATGGGGCTGACCGCGCTCTGCTACAACTGGGGCTTCTTCACGGTGCTGGGCTACGCGCCCTTCCCGATGGACCTGGGCACACATGAACTGGGCTACGTCTTCACCGGCTGGGGTCTGCTCGTCGCCTTCTTCTCCGTCTTCGGCGCACCCTGGCTCCAGACCCGGCTGGGCATCGCGCGGGCGCTGTATCTGAATCTGGCGCTCTTCGCCCTCGACATCCTCGTTATCGGCCTGTTCACCACCTCCCGTACGACGCTGATCGTGGCGGTGATCGTGTCCGGTGCCTTCATCGGGCTGAACAACACCATCACCACGCAGGCGGTGATGACCGTCGCGCCGGTGGAGCGTCCGGTCGCCTCCGCGTCCTACGGCTTCGTGCGCTTCATCGGCGGCGGTCTGGCGCCGTACGCCGCGGGCAAGCTGGCCGAGCGCGCCGGGGTCCATCTCCCCTTCTACATCGGGGCCGCGGCGGTGGCGCTCGGCATCGGTGTACTGGCGACCGGTCACTCACTGCTGGCCGAGGCCGAGCGCGCCCAGGCCGCGGAGGAGGCCGGTCACACCCCGGCCGAGGATCGGCGCGAAACGCTGGAGAGGCAGGCCGTCGCCGAGGAGTTCGGCTCGGCGGGCTGA
- a CDS encoding toxin Doc, giving the protein MASLLHIDVPWLLQRHEEVLPEQPAISDFSGLVAAVARHRVDPPRLGVDPDAAWRAAALLHTLATLRPLPAKNARFASATAVAYMHATGEGIDPPYGALIDLVRDILSSKADVFDAAGRIRSWRI; this is encoded by the coding sequence ATGGCCTCGCTTCTGCATATCGATGTGCCGTGGCTGTTGCAGCGGCATGAGGAAGTCCTGCCCGAACAGCCGGCCATCTCGGACTTCTCCGGTCTTGTCGCCGCCGTGGCCCGTCACCGCGTCGATCCGCCGCGCCTGGGCGTCGACCCCGACGCGGCCTGGCGGGCCGCGGCCCTGCTGCACACACTGGCCACGCTCAGACCGCTTCCGGCGAAGAACGCCCGCTTCGCCAGCGCCACCGCGGTCGCCTATATGCACGCCACGGGCGAGGGCATCGACCCGCCGTACGGAGCCCTGATCGACCTGGTGCGCGACATCCTGTCCAGCAAGGCCGATGTCTTCGACGCGGCGGGCCGTATCCGCTCCTGGCGCATCTGA
- a CDS encoding aldo/keto reductase: protein MVHLAADDRYDSMTYQRCGRSGVLLPKISLGLWHNFGDTHPIENQRAVLRRAVDLGVTHIDLANNYGPPPGSAEADFGTVFAQDFRAYRDELFIATKAGYLMWPGPYGEWGSRKYLLASLDQSLSRMGLDYVDVFYSHRFDPDTPLEETMGALDSAVRQGKALYAGLSNYPPEAITEAAAILRELRTPYLINQHPYSILQRGVEGGVLESSARAGVGVIAFSPLAQGQLTDRYLHGVPADSRMALGHFLTRDALTEERLTLLRALNKLAEGRGQTLAQLALAWVLRDPRVVSVLIGASSVAQLEQNVAVLDSPGFTEAELTEIDRLSAEAGVEIP, encoded by the coding sequence ATGGTCCATCTCGCCGCGGACGACCGCTACGACTCCATGACGTATCAGCGCTGCGGGCGCAGCGGAGTGCTGCTGCCGAAGATCTCGCTCGGTCTGTGGCACAACTTCGGCGACACCCACCCGATCGAGAACCAGCGGGCGGTGCTGCGCCGCGCCGTCGACCTCGGCGTCACCCACATCGACCTGGCCAACAACTACGGTCCGCCGCCCGGCAGCGCCGAGGCCGACTTCGGCACCGTCTTCGCCCAGGACTTCCGCGCCTACCGCGACGAGCTGTTCATCGCGACGAAGGCCGGGTACCTCATGTGGCCCGGCCCGTACGGCGAATGGGGCTCCCGCAAGTACCTCCTCGCCAGCCTCGACCAGTCGCTGTCCCGGATGGGTCTGGACTACGTCGATGTCTTCTACTCGCACCGCTTCGACCCGGACACACCCCTTGAGGAGACGATGGGCGCGCTCGACAGCGCCGTGCGGCAGGGCAAGGCTCTCTACGCGGGTCTGTCCAACTACCCGCCGGAGGCGATCACCGAGGCGGCCGCGATCCTGAGGGAGCTGCGCACCCCGTATCTGATCAACCAGCATCCGTACTCGATCCTCCAGCGCGGGGTCGAGGGCGGGGTGCTGGAGTCCTCGGCGCGGGCGGGCGTCGGCGTCATCGCCTTCTCGCCGCTCGCGCAGGGGCAGCTCACCGACCGCTATTTGCACGGGGTGCCCGCCGATTCCCGGATGGCCCTCGGTCATTTCCTCACCCGTGACGCCCTCACCGAGGAGCGCCTCACCCTGCTGCGCGCGCTCAACAAGCTGGCCGAGGGGCGCGGCCAGACCCTCGCCCAGCTGGCGCTGGCGTGGGTGCTGCGGGACCCGCGGGTGGTCTCCGTGCTGATCGGCGCGAGCAGCGTCGCCCAGCTCGAGCAGAACGTCGCCGTGCTGGACTCGCCCGGCTTCACCGAGGCCGAACTCACCGAGATCGACCGGCTGTCCGCCGAGGCCGGGGTGGAGATCCCCTGA
- a CDS encoding AAA family ATPase, with amino-acid sequence MARMVHGAGDQAITGEDVSGSGADAEVLGRHLRSYAKELAEEPDTPLFFGRLDFGHGPAAGDHRGQRYHIGRRRIIEHPAAPPMVIDWRAPVSRAFYQAGPRDPQGVAVRRRFGWAPLSRGNAEDLTGIEDEHLTSGRARQDPGRIVTGEIERPRVGPMRDIAATIQPEQDDLVRGELTDSVCVQGAPGTGKTAVGLHRAAYLLYTHPQRIRRGGLLVLGPHRAFLRYIAEVLPALGEIDIRQCTLEDEIARHPVSASDDSAAAVLKHDPRMATVLARGLYGRVRPPAESLAVPDGSYRRRIPLDELERIVEEVRVDRPPYAVGRERVRSRAVGLLQRQAERRAGPPGTAWLRRMERSATMSSFVNAVWPAVRPEEVVAELFGDADALARAADGLLTAQEQSALLWRRPPRSYRSARWSAADLVLLDEVAGLIERPVGYGHIVVDEAQDLSPMQCRAIARRAGFGSLTVLGDLAQGTTPWAARSWAEHLGHLGEPEAAVVPLTTGFRVPTAIVELANRLLTALPVDVPAARSLRRDGRLRIRKTDGLGLIEEVVATVRQALERDGSIAVIAAAADTARMSEALENAGIAITAAEEPDSAARVTVLPATLAKGLEYDHVVVAEPAAIVEAEPRGLHRLYVVLTRAVSRLDILHHRPLPEALR; translated from the coding sequence ATGGCCCGGATGGTGCATGGCGCTGGTGATCAGGCCATCACCGGCGAGGACGTATCGGGCAGCGGTGCGGACGCTGAGGTCCTCGGCCGCCATCTGCGCAGCTATGCCAAGGAGCTGGCCGAGGAGCCGGACACCCCGCTGTTCTTCGGCCGGCTCGACTTCGGCCACGGCCCCGCCGCCGGGGACCACCGCGGCCAGCGCTACCACATCGGCCGCCGCCGGATCATCGAGCACCCCGCCGCGCCCCCGATGGTGATCGACTGGCGGGCTCCCGTCTCCCGCGCCTTCTATCAGGCCGGTCCCCGCGATCCCCAGGGGGTGGCGGTCCGCCGCCGCTTCGGCTGGGCGCCCCTGAGCCGCGGCAACGCCGAGGACCTCACCGGCATCGAGGACGAACACCTCACCTCCGGCCGGGCCCGGCAGGACCCCGGCCGGATCGTCACCGGTGAGATCGAACGCCCCCGTGTGGGGCCGATGCGCGACATCGCCGCCACCATCCAGCCCGAACAGGACGACCTGGTCCGCGGCGAACTCACCGACTCGGTCTGTGTCCAGGGCGCCCCCGGCACCGGGAAGACCGCCGTCGGCCTGCACCGGGCCGCCTATCTCCTCTACACCCACCCCCAGCGCATCCGGCGCGGCGGCCTGCTCGTCCTCGGCCCCCATCGCGCCTTCCTGCGCTACATCGCCGAAGTGCTGCCCGCGCTCGGCGAGATCGACATCCGTCAGTGCACGCTGGAGGACGAGATCGCCCGCCACCCCGTCAGCGCGTCCGATGACTCCGCCGCCGCGGTGCTCAAGCACGACCCCCGGATGGCCACCGTGCTCGCCCGCGGCCTCTACGGCCGGGTCCGCCCGCCCGCCGAGTCCCTCGCCGTCCCGGACGGTTCGTACCGCCGTCGTATCCCGCTGGACGAACTCGAGCGGATTGTCGAGGAGGTGCGCGTCGACCGGCCGCCGTACGCGGTCGGGCGCGAGCGGGTCCGGTCGCGTGCGGTCGGCCTCCTCCAGCGCCAGGCCGAGCGGCGGGCCGGACCGCCCGGCACCGCATGGCTGCGCAGGATGGAGCGGTCCGCGACCATGAGCTCGTTCGTGAACGCCGTATGGCCCGCCGTCCGCCCCGAGGAGGTGGTGGCCGAGCTGTTCGGCGACGCCGACGCGCTGGCCCGCGCCGCCGACGGACTGCTGACCGCGCAGGAGCAATCCGCTCTGCTCTGGCGCAGACCCCCGCGGTCGTACAGGAGCGCCCGGTGGTCCGCGGCGGACCTGGTGCTCCTCGACGAGGTGGCCGGACTCATCGAACGCCCCGTGGGCTATGGCCATATCGTCGTCGACGAGGCCCAGGACCTCTCCCCGATGCAGTGCCGCGCCATTGCCCGCCGCGCCGGATTCGGCTCCCTCACCGTGCTCGGCGACCTCGCCCAGGGCACCACCCCCTGGGCCGCCCGCAGCTGGGCCGAACACCTGGGCCACCTCGGCGAGCCAGAGGCCGCCGTGGTGCCGCTGACCACCGGATTCCGGGTCCCGACGGCCATCGTCGAGCTGGCCAACCGCCTCCTGACGGCTCTGCCGGTCGACGTTCCCGCGGCCCGCTCGCTGCGCCGCGACGGGAGGCTGCGGATCCGCAAAACGGACGGGCTCGGCCTCATCGAGGAGGTGGTGGCGACGGTCCGCCAAGCCCTGGAGCGGGACGGTTCGATCGCCGTCATCGCCGCGGCGGCGGACACGGCACGGATGAGCGAGGCGCTGGAGAACGCGGGGATCGCGATCACCGCTGCCGAGGAGCCGGACAGCGCCGCCCGCGTCACCGTGCTGCCCGCGACCCTGGCCAAGGGGCTGGAGTACGACCATGTGGTCGTGGCCGAACCCGCGGCGATCGTGGAAGCCGAACCACGCGGTCTCCACCGGCTGTACGTGGTCCTCACCCGCGCCGTCTCCCGGCTCGACATCCTCCACCACCGCCCCCTGCCGGAAGCCCTGCGGTGA
- a CDS encoding beta-propeller fold lactonase family protein: MASGPTHRSLTRRHAAVRAAAALLLCCAAVPACAASSDHNRDRDRATPRASHTLRPSAAAEKAARAKLLPGMPAPLDPHDLYAADRPGKLAEAVKRFPSRVYVPNTLSDTVSVIDPKTFKVIRTIPVGHQPQHVVPSWDLKTLWVNNDLGNTLTPIDPATGRAGRTVDVHDPYNLYFTPDGKYAVVMASKDRQLVFRDAHTMRVVKALPVDCYGVNHADFSPDGRYFIVSCEFSGELLKVDTARMKVIAQQRLPVAGAMPQDVKISPDGRKWYVADMVANGVWVLNGDTFGRPRLLPTGKGTHGLYVSRDSRKMYISNRGEGSISVLSFTSGKLIDRWRLPGGGSPDMGGLSADGKVLWLSGRYNSEVYAIDTRTGRLRARIPVGGGPHGLAVYPQPGRYSLGHTGIFR, from the coding sequence GTGGCCAGTGGCCCGACCCACCGATCCCTCACGCGCCGCCACGCCGCGGTCCGGGCCGCCGCGGCCCTGCTGCTGTGCTGTGCGGCGGTCCCGGCCTGCGCCGCCTCCAGTGATCACAACCGTGACCGGGACCGGGCGACACCCCGGGCCAGCCATACGCTCCGTCCCTCGGCCGCGGCGGAGAAGGCCGCCCGCGCCAAACTGCTGCCCGGGATGCCCGCGCCGCTGGATCCGCACGATCTGTACGCCGCCGACCGGCCGGGCAAGCTGGCCGAGGCGGTCAAGCGCTTCCCGTCGCGGGTGTACGTGCCCAACACGCTGTCGGACACGGTGAGCGTCATCGATCCGAAGACCTTCAAGGTGATCCGTACGATCCCGGTCGGCCACCAGCCGCAGCACGTGGTCCCCTCCTGGGATCTCAAAACCCTGTGGGTCAACAACGACCTGGGCAACACCCTCACCCCCATCGACCCCGCCACCGGCCGGGCCGGGCGCACGGTGGACGTCCACGATCCGTACAACCTCTACTTCACGCCCGACGGCAAGTACGCCGTGGTGATGGCCTCCAAGGACCGGCAACTGGTCTTCCGGGACGCGCACACCATGCGCGTGGTGAAGGCACTGCCGGTGGACTGCTACGGCGTCAACCACGCCGACTTCTCCCCCGACGGGCGCTACTTCATCGTCTCGTGCGAGTTCTCCGGCGAACTGCTGAAGGTGGACACCGCGCGGATGAAGGTGATCGCACAGCAGCGGCTGCCGGTCGCGGGGGCCATGCCACAGGACGTCAAGATCTCACCGGACGGCCGGAAGTGGTACGTGGCCGACATGGTGGCGAACGGTGTGTGGGTGCTCAACGGAGACACCTTCGGACGGCCGCGGCTGCTGCCCACCGGCAAGGGCACCCACGGTCTGTACGTCAGCCGCGACTCGCGGAAGATGTACATCTCCAACCGGGGCGAGGGCAGCATCTCGGTGCTCTCCTTCACCTCCGGGAAGCTGATCGACCGGTGGCGGCTGCCCGGCGGCGGCAGTCCCGACATGGGCGGGCTGTCCGCCGACGGCAAGGTGCTGTGGCTGTCAGGCCGCTACAACTCCGAGGTGTACGCGATCGACACCCGCACCGGGCGGCTGCGTGCCCGGATCCCGGTCGGCGGCGGTCCGCACGGGCTGGCGGTCTATCCCCAGCCCGGCCGCTACTCGCTCGGCCACACCGGGATCTTCCGCTGA
- a CDS encoding MarR family winged helix-turn-helix transcriptional regulator produces the protein MEYTQQSGPGEADALAAREEVAEALEQLAFLAVRHLINRDISFTAASTLGRLNREGPARLTALASDEGVTQPSMTQLIQRLERQGLVTRIADPADGRVVLVAITDDGRELLAARRRSRTTQLAELLATLSPEDEEALATAVRAAGPAFQRLVENAAQARRPPGNTAS, from the coding sequence GTGGAATACACGCAGCAGTCCGGACCCGGTGAAGCAGACGCCCTCGCGGCCCGCGAGGAGGTCGCGGAGGCCCTGGAGCAGCTGGCGTTCCTCGCGGTCCGCCATCTGATCAACCGGGACATCAGCTTCACCGCCGCGTCCACCCTCGGCCGGCTGAACCGGGAGGGTCCGGCGCGGCTGACCGCACTGGCGTCGGACGAGGGCGTCACCCAGCCCTCCATGACCCAGCTGATCCAGCGGCTGGAGCGGCAGGGCCTGGTGACCCGGATCGCCGATCCGGCCGACGGACGGGTGGTGCTGGTGGCCATCACCGACGACGGGCGCGAACTGCTCGCCGCACGGCGCCGCAGCCGTACCACCCAGCTGGCCGAACTGCTCGCCACACTGTCCCCGGAGGACGAAGAGGCACTCGCCACCGCCGTCCGCGCCGCGGGCCCCGCCTTCCAGCGGCTGGTCGAGAACGCGGCACAGGCGCGCAGACCTCCCGGGAACACCGCTTCCTGA
- a CDS encoding FG-GAP-like repeat-containing protein, with translation MRSRSLSTVARCATVVALVTTPAVLATPSAGAAAPARATAAAATPQADFNKDGFADVAVSAPTGTVGGTAKAGYVAVVYGSASGANTGHRQVIGQDATGVPGDPEADARFGQRTVARDFDGDGYTDLAVQSSSKPDVTVLWGSANGLSGGTALPKGEGDNFGESVIGGGDINGDGHADLVDVTQVSTGDDETSTALRVRFGPFTRDGAAAGSATADTEKIFVPTSLTVGDVTGDGKDDVVTTHAFEEMSESTLFWKGGTNGLVKSSARLDHGASAAIGDVDKDGHADLVMRTVPGNVVENLPYDHGTLKVLYGTASGPSTTRTKVIDQNTPGVPGVNEDGDQFGYELSAGDVNGDGYADVAVGIPYEDIDSGKDAGSVVQLYGSADGLSGTGAQAFTQDTAGVPGAGEAGDHFGAAVRLGDTNGDRRADLSVGAPGEDGAHTSSGAAWVLRGEPGGLTTDGVVSFGPAALGASEPDAALGTEFQR, from the coding sequence GTGCGTTCCCGTTCCCTCTCCACCGTCGCGCGCTGCGCGACGGTGGTCGCACTCGTGACCACCCCCGCTGTCCTAGCCACCCCCTCGGCCGGTGCGGCCGCGCCCGCCCGTGCCACCGCGGCCGCGGCCACCCCGCAGGCCGACTTCAACAAGGACGGATTCGCCGACGTGGCCGTCTCCGCGCCGACCGGCACGGTGGGCGGCACGGCCAAGGCGGGCTATGTCGCCGTCGTCTACGGCTCCGCCTCGGGCGCCAACACCGGTCACCGGCAGGTCATCGGCCAGGACGCCACGGGCGTCCCCGGGGATCCCGAGGCGGACGCCCGGTTCGGACAGCGCACGGTCGCCCGCGACTTCGACGGCGACGGCTACACCGATCTCGCGGTCCAGTCCAGCAGCAAACCGGACGTCACCGTCCTGTGGGGCTCGGCGAACGGTCTCAGCGGTGGCACCGCCCTGCCCAAGGGCGAGGGCGACAACTTCGGCGAAAGCGTCATCGGAGGCGGTGACATCAACGGCGACGGCCACGCCGACCTCGTCGACGTCACCCAGGTCAGCACCGGCGACGACGAGACCTCGACCGCCCTGCGCGTCCGGTTCGGCCCGTTCACCCGGGACGGCGCCGCCGCGGGCAGCGCCACCGCCGACACTGAGAAGATCTTCGTCCCGACCAGCCTGACCGTGGGCGACGTCACCGGCGACGGCAAGGACGACGTGGTCACCACCCACGCCTTCGAGGAGATGTCCGAGTCCACGCTGTTCTGGAAGGGCGGCACCAACGGCCTGGTGAAGTCCTCCGCCCGGCTCGACCACGGTGCCTCGGCGGCCATCGGCGACGTCGACAAGGACGGCCACGCCGATCTGGTCATGCGCACCGTACCGGGCAACGTGGTGGAGAACCTGCCGTACGACCACGGCACCCTCAAGGTGCTCTACGGCACCGCGTCCGGTCCGAGTACCACCCGCACCAAGGTGATCGACCAGAACACCCCGGGTGTGCCGGGCGTCAACGAGGACGGCGACCAGTTCGGCTACGAACTGAGCGCCGGTGACGTCAACGGCGACGGCTACGCCGATGTCGCCGTCGGCATCCCCTACGAGGACATCGACAGCGGCAAGGACGCGGGCAGCGTCGTCCAGCTCTACGGCAGTGCCGACGGTCTGTCCGGCACCGGCGCCCAGGCGTTCACCCAGGACACCGCCGGTGTCCCGGGCGCCGGTGAGGCGGGCGACCACTTCGGCGCGGCGGTACGGCTCGGCGACACCAACGGCGACCGCAGGGCCGATCTGTCCGTGGGCGCCCCCGGGGAGGACGGCGCCCACACCTCCAGCGGTGCCGCTTGGGTTCTGCGCGGCGAGCCGGGCGGCCTCACCACCGACGGCGTGGTCTCCTTCGGCCCCGCAGCGCTCGGCGCGTCCGAGCCGGACGCCGCCCTGGGCACCGAGTTCCAGCGGTAG